Below is a window of Jonesiaceae bacterium BS-20 DNA.
GTTAACGCCACCGTACGCACCGCTGGGGAAGACACCGTGAACGTGTTAAACCCGTCCGAGTTCGTCACCTTAAGCACGTGGGCGGTGTTGTGCTTCAACGTCGTCCACACCGGGGCGTTTGAGGTAGTGGCACTCGACCCGGCCCCGCTGGCCCCAGGGGTCAGTGTTCGGGTGATCGTGCCACCATTAGTCGTGGTCACCGCACCGGTCAAAGCCCGCGTGGTTTGCCCACCGGTCGCGTTACCAACCTTGAGCGACGCAGTAGCGTTAATGCGCGTTGTAGTTGTGCTGCATTCTGTAGAGCTCCACGGCCCAAACCCGCCACCGTTTTTAGCTTGGGCCCGAAACCCATGCCCAGTTCCGTGCGACAGGCCAGTAAACGTGGCCGGAGAACCATCGACCATAAACCCTGGGCCGCGCGGTGTAGCCGTGTACGTGGTAGCTCCTGGTCGGGCCCCAACGGTCCCCAACCGGGCCCGCAGCTGCGCCACCGTTTGCCCACTGCCAGCTGTAGCAGTTACCCGCGCCGACGAGGACGCCGGGGTCCCGGCCGCAGCCACACATGATGGGGCAGACGGCCACGCCAGCAACCCCTTCGCCTCGGGGGCACCAGGCAACCCAGGCCCCGCATCAGCAACAAGGGTCCACGTGGACTGCACCCCACGCGGTGCACCATTATCAACAACCTGCAAGTCCGTGGTGCGATCCGCAAGCACAGACCCACCCCGCTTGAGCGTGTACCTGGTAGCCGTAGCCGCAGCATCACTGTACTGCCCCGTCCATACCGCCTTAGGCCAGGTCACATCAATCTTCGCGTCCCACGTAGCACTAGGGTTAGTCACATCCCCTGGCTGCTTGTTGACCATCTGCACCAACACCGGGGTCACAGGGGCAGTAAACCCGCCCTTTGGCGCCGGGGACAACCGGGCATGAAGTTTGCCCGGGGCACCCAACCCCGCTGTCAACAACGTCCCCACACCCGGCTCAAGCGTCTGAGCGTCAGGACCATGAGCGCCCTGAGCATGCACTGCCGACAACTCCCACCGGTTTGAAGCAACCACCGAGTACGTGTGGGCATGACCATACCCCGTGGCGTCCACCCAACTCATCGTGGCCCCACTGGTATCAACCTGCTCAGCAATGTCTGACCACCGCTGATACAAAGCACCATCACGGTAAATGTCATACCGGGTCGCCCCCACCTGACTAGCCCACGACACCGTTAACTGCTCAGTGCCACCCACAACACTTAGCCCCGTGGTCACCGCCGGGCGCAACCCAGAAGACACTTGATTACTGGACGGCCCAATCTTGCCCGTACGCGGATTAGCACGCACCACATACTGAGCCGTATGCCCTGCGGCCAAAGACCGGTCAGTCCACGTCAACGTCTGCGACAACGCACTAGCGTCCCCATTGACCAGCACCGTCATTAACTCCCACCCCAAAGAGGTGGCAATCTTCTCACCGCTGACCACACGATAAATCGACCACGACTGCACCGCAGACGCCGACATATCCGTCCACGACAACACCGGAGCATCAATACCAATAACCCCAGTATCAGAAGCGTCAGTAATAATCTTCAAATCCGGTGACTTCGGAGCCACCGCAGCCTCACCCTTACCCGCAGTAACCCGCCCAGACCCCTGAAACGCCGCCGAACTCGAATACTCCATCGCGTCCTTGCGAAGAGGTAACTCACGACGAAAATCCCAATGCACACTCTTAATACGCCCCATCCGCACGGCTGACCAACTGGCCCAGCAGATTGGGGAGTTGATCGAACGAACCGAAGCAACAACGATGGCCTACTTCGGTTGGGGTCCCCAAGGCGCAGACAACGCCTTGGCCGCTATGGGCAACGTAGCTGAAACCCATAACACCATCGAGCATGAGGCCCTGCACATCAATGACGGCCACGTGCGAACCAAGACCATTGGCATTGACGAGCAATGAACCAAACCCCTGCCACTGACAGAACCACCCGTAGAAGCAATCCTAGAAACGCCACTGCCGCACAGTGACCGCAACGACCTTGTTGACGCCTACAAGCCGCTGACCACACTAGGATTTGACCACCTCAGCAATGAGGGACAGCACACCTATCAAGAGCTGCCCCCAAGTATGCGAGGTGAAATCACCAACCGGCTCCTAGACCGACTAATTGAGGCTGAGTCTGACAAGGTGCCACATATTCAAGAGAACCTGGCCTACCTGATCTCCAGTGATAAAGAGGTCCGTGACTTCGCTATCATCAGCGGACTGCAAGACCCACGCAAAGCCCAAGCACTGATCGACCTGTACCGAGCGGCACCCCAAGAACTGCACGGTCCCCTTGGGGTAGCAGCAGCAGCGGTTGGAGCATTTCGATCCCCCGGTGGGGTCGTGGCCGCAGAAGCGATCCTGGACCAAGCCAAAGCATCACCACACGGCCTAGGGACAGGCGAACACCTCCGATACCTGCTCTCACACGTGATAGAAACTGGGTTAAACCCTCAGCCGGGACTCAAGGCTCTTGAAACCGCTGACCGCACCGAAGACCTCACCACAGCAGACAGCGAATGGCAAGCAGCAAGGACCAGCCAGCAAGTCACCTCACACCTGCCAGGCATCAACGACCCAGTGAACCTCAACCACAAACCAACCACCAACCACATAGGCAACAGACCACCGTTGCCACCAGCCGCAGATACTCACAAACCAAAGTTGTAACCAGCAGATTGCAGAAAGGCCCCGCGCATGGTGTGCCTGCCCCACCCCGTACACCTGATTTCGCGGGGGAAAATATGTGAGGCACGGACCCTCGTACGCGGGGACTTTCTCTGAGTCTCGTCGACCCTTGTGCATTGCCTCACATTTGAATATGGTGGGTTACCCCAGAGTGAAATACCCCGTTTTCGGTGGCGAAACTAGGTATTCATCGGTGCAGAACCCTGTATTCGTGGAGTTTCCAAAAGATCTCAGTTTCGTCGACACCCCCAACTCCAAGTCTCAAGTGAAGCACAGCCGCAATCGGAACAAGATGTACGTCCCTCAGTCCTAGGACTTCAACTCGTTCTCCTAGACTGCAAGGAGGCATGTTCGTGAATAACGTCTAGAAAGCACTCGCAGGTCTTGCGCACACAAACGCCGCCCTGACACTGACTTCCTGCGCTGCCGCATCTGCGGACCAGACAGTCCAGAAGTTACCGGATTAGTCGGCATGCGCGACCGTACAGGAACTCGCAAAAGAATCGTTGTTGGTGGTGGAAGTCACGCTTGGGACGTCCACGCCAGATCTTCTGCTACTCAACTACGAAGGCGACGCCCCCGCCTGCAACCCGTTCGCAGGCACCACGGAGACACCCAACCCAGAGGCTTGGGCCGTGCCTCTCGCGGTATTCACTGCGACGGTCGACGCGGTCAATCAGGGCGAGGTGAAACCCGGCGCTGAACTCAAAGTTGCGGAATTCGGCGGCATGGTCGATGGCACCGACTGCGTCGTCCCTGGTTCGAGTCCGCTCAAGGAAGACGAGACCGGTCTCCAGTTCCTTGCGACTTATCTGGTTGCACCCGCGTCAATTCTAGGAGTGTACGCAAGAGGTTTCACGAAGTAGGGTGACGTCTACGTCTCCCGTGGCGAACAACCGTTCACCGTCGCCCTCGCTGACCTCAAGGGCCTCCCAGTCTAAGCCTCGTAGTCACCAAAGGAGAGAATCATGAACATCGTGAGAAAGGGCCGCGCGACAGTCTTCGGTACTGCTGCGATCCTATTTGCGCTTGTACTTGGGCTCAACGCGCCTTCGCAGGCGGCAAACATCGATCCGGGAAAGGATACCGTCAGCGAGGCGATTGCAGCGCAAGCGAAGGATCTCGGCTTCGCGAACGGTCAGGAAGTCGAGACATTGATGTCCTGGCAGAATAACGTCGCCCAGATGCTGACCGAGATCCAAGACCGCCGGCCCGATGAGATTGCCTACACTCGGATGACGAACGATGGCGCCACCGTCGGCTTCCGCGCACACCCATCTGCGGAGACGGAAGACCTGCTCGCCACAGTCAAAGTGCCGGTCACCTTCGTGACGGATGTCGGCTGGTCTGAACGCGAGGCTGCTTCGGTCGGCGAGGCCGCACACTACGCGGTCTACAACGCCCTTGGTGGGGCAGAGGTCGCTACAGACACTGATGCCGAAACCGGCGCCGTCAACGTTTTCGTCGCACCGGAAGACATCGCAGAGGCGCGTATCGCGTTGGAGTCCGTTGAGGCGAAGATTGCCCTCGAAAAGGCGCCCGGAATACAGGTGCAGGTACAGACGGATCCGAACCTCGCCAGCGGCAACGACGCGCTTGTGGGCGGCTCCTCCATGAGCGGAGGTTTATGCACGTCCGGGTTCTCCGTGAAGACAGCCAGTTACGCACACGGTATGATGACCGCAGATCACTGCCCGAACTCCCTTTCCATGGGCAGTTATGCGCTGAGTTATCGTGGCGGCAGTTCGACACGCGACGTGCAGTGGCACTCAACGACGGCGACGACGACCGTGAATAAGTTGTCGACCACGCACAACATCACCGCGACGGCGAATCCGACCGTCGGGCAGCTGCTGTGTCGTTATGGCGTGACCAGCGGGCTCAAGTGCGACTACACGTACAAAGCCAATCAGTGTCGCAACACCTATTGTGGAATGATGACGATGGAGAAGAGGCTGGCAGCCGGAGGCGATTCCGGTGGTCCCTGGTTCTCCTCTACCACCGCATACGGCGTGCACAGTGGCTGGGTCACAATCTGGCTTGTCGCTAGGGATATGTTCACACCCGTAAGAAACGGTGCCTCCACACTCGGTGTAACGGTAAAGATCTCATGAGTACGTCTCGCCCGTCAGTGTTGAGATTTGCCGCCTGCGTTGCTGCACTCCTCTACTTGTCCGCTTGCGCGTCGCCTGGTTCTACTTCGTACGCAGACTTCAGCGAGAAGACAGTAGCCGGAACGACGGTGCTAATCTCCAATAGCAGCACGGAGGGAGCCGATGCGAAATTGACGGGTGAGATCGCAATCTCTGACGGTTGCCTGGTTCTTGCTATCGAAGGTGATAGCACTCCGGTCGTATGGCCCAAGGGCACTACATTGTCCAAGACGAGCGTGACTGTCCCTGACCGGGACGAGGAGTACCGAGTTGGGGACACCGTATCCTTGAGCGGCGGAGAAGCCCATTTCGACGGGACGAGCACGTGTGTACCAGACGGAATAGCCTTCATCGTCTGGAACATCACCAAAGTTTGACGCCGTACCCTCCGGGTTACCACCCCTGTTGCCGCTGCCCCGAATACGTCGAGGTCGGATTCAACCGTAAAGGTAGCGGCCCGATTGCGCGCACTATCGTAACTTCGTGCCACAGGCGCCACCTCATAGGTTTCCGCCAATTTGATTACTACGGCCGGTGCCTGCGGTGGTAACAGAAGCGCTCCGAGCGCGACGCCACCATCGCAGGCAACTAGAGCCACAATTGCCACCCCACCTCGGGTACGACCGCGGTTCAAATTGCCAGTAAGTCTGGTGGTAAGTATCGGGTCATTGAGCACCTTGGATCTGCTCATTCTGAGGCTGAGCTTGCCGTATTGATGCAGGTTGGCAAAGAACGTCTTTTGCTAGGTCAGCAGACTCTCGACCTTAATTTTGGTGACGATGCTACTCCCGATCCTGGTCGCGCAACGGTCCAGGGATCTGCTTCTTAACTCTTGACTGATGTCATTCGTGGGGCCTATCAAGCGTTGCGTTTCGATGTCCTCGATGACGAGGCCTTCTTCCAGTTGGTCCTGGCCCGGTTGGTGGAGCCCACCTCGAAATCTGACAGCGTCCGCGTCATCGAAGAACTCGGGCTGGAAGCGGTTCACCGCAACACTTTCATGAACGCTTTGCATCGATGTGCTCAGCGTGATTACCGGGCAACGGTGGCGTCGAAATGTTTCGATTACGGCCTCAAAACATCAGGACTCAGCCTGCTGTTGTATGACGTGACGACCCTGTATTTTGAAGCAGAAAACGAGGATGACCTGCGTAAAGTCGGGTTCTCCAAAGGGCGCCGAGTGGACCCACAAATCGTGGTGGGACTCCTCGTGGACCGCACCGGATTCCCCTTGGAGATCCACGCGTTCGCAGGCAATAAGGCCGAGACACAAACCATTATTCCGGTGGTCAAAGAATTCCAAACCCGCAACCAGGTCGCGGACATGGTCGTGGTCGCCGATGCCGGGATGCTGTCGTTATCGAACCTGCTAGCCCTTGATGACGCCGGGCTGCGGTTCATCGTGGGATCGCGAATGACCAAAGCGCCGGACGATTTGGCTAAGCACTTCCGCCATCACACCGATCCGCCCGAGGATGGGGAACTGGTCGATACTGTCACGATGCGCAAAGGCCGCCCCGACGAAAACCGAATCACCACCCCAACAGAGCCAGTATGGGACCCGGCCGGGGATGGGAAGCTTTGGCGGGCGGTGTGGCAGTACCGGCGTAAACGCGCCGTGCGTGACCACCACACCCTCGGCCTGCAACGAGACCGCGCACAAGCAGTTATCGACGGTGACAAGCCCATAAAGTCAGCGCGGTTTGTACAAACCAAAGGTAGCCACAAAGCTTTTGATCACACCAGTTTTGACCCCGCCTACGACATGGCCGGACGAGACGACCTATGGCACATCGAGCAGTCCTTCCGGATGTCCAAAACCGACTCCGACGCCTCCATACTCGCCGTGCCATTAACCACATCATTCATCAACAACGACGACGACCGATCCATCTCCGCCATCGCCGCCATCGCCGCCATCGCCGCCATCGCCGCCGTACGCTCATTTTGCAAATCAAGAGACCGGGTCACGCCCAAAAACAAACCCGTAATCGCAACCAAAACCAACAACCCAAGACCCGAAGCAATAATCACCTCAGGCATACTCAAACCACGATCACGAACGCCCTTACCAGGCCAACGACTCATCAAAAACCGGTGCATACAACCCAACCCCACATCATCAACAAGAAAGAACGTTCACCTATCAACATGCGCAGGTGCAATTTGTCTAACTCGTTGACGTGCGGGGTTGAAGAGCCAGCGCAGTCCTTGTTGTGCACCGCTTAGACGGTGGCGGCCTTGTGACTTGAGGGTCGCTCATCGGCTAGGACAACAGCCTCCACGACCAGCTGGGCTTCATTCTTGGCATAGTGATGTCCACACCAAGCGAGCGTG
It encodes the following:
- a CDS encoding S1 family peptidase — encoded protein: MNIVRKGRATVFGTAAILFALVLGLNAPSQAANIDPGKDTVSEAIAAQAKDLGFANGQEVETLMSWQNNVAQMLTEIQDRRPDEIAYTRMTNDGATVGFRAHPSAETEDLLATVKVPVTFVTDVGWSEREAASVGEAAHYAVYNALGGAEVATDTDAETGAVNVFVAPEDIAEARIALESVEAKIALEKAPGIQVQVQTDPNLASGNDALVGGSSMSGGLCTSGFSVKTASYAHGMMTADHCPNSLSMGSYALSYRGGSSTRDVQWHSTTATTTVNKLSTTHNITATANPTVGQLLCRYGVTSGLKCDYTYKANQCRNTYCGMMTMEKRLAAGGDSGGPWFSSTTAYGVHSGWVTIWLVARDMFTPVRNGASTLGVTVKIS
- a CDS encoding IS1634 family transposase, which codes for MTDVIRGAYQALRFDVLDDEAFFQLVLARLVEPTSKSDSVRVIEELGLEAVHRNTFMNALHRCAQRDYRATVASKCFDYGLKTSGLSLLLYDVTTLYFEAENEDDLRKVGFSKGRRVDPQIVVGLLVDRTGFPLEIHAFAGNKAETQTIIPVVKEFQTRNQVADMVVVADAGMLSLSNLLALDDAGLRFIVGSRMTKAPDDLAKHFRHHTDPPEDGELVDTVTMRKGRPDENRITTPTEPVWDPAGDGKLWRAVWQYRRKRAVRDHHTLGLQRDRAQAVIDGDKPIKSARFVQTKGSHKAFDHTSFDPAYDMAGRDDLWHIEQSFRMSKTDSDASILAVPLTTSFINNDDDRSISAIAAIAAIAAIAAVRSFCKSRDRVTPKNKPVIATKTNNPRPEAIITSGILKPRSRTPLPGQRLIKNRCIQPNPTSSTRKNVHLSTCAGAICLTR